In the Candidatus Bathyarchaeia archaeon genome, ACATCAAACACGCCAGACTACGCTGAGAATATGGAGAGGGCACTTGCCTATTTGAGGGGGCAGCAGACATTCGAGGGGGATATTGGGGGATACGAGAACTCAGCCTGGGTTGTTATGGCATTAGTTGCAGCTGGCGAGGACCCGTATAGTTGCAAGATGGACGACGCAGCACATTCGATAATGGATTACTTGAGGGACAACGTGGATAAGATGGGAACCAAGGCAACTGACTATGAGAGAACAATTCTAGCCTTAACTGCCGCTAAGGCCGATGTGGAAAATTTTGGTGGGGTAGACTATTTAAGAGCTTTAATTAGCTTTTACCGTAACGGTCAGATTGGCGATGAGACGCTTCTTAACGATGACTATTGGGGTATCTTAGCTTTAATCTCAACAGGGGAAAGAGCAAACTCTGAGGTAATCCAAGCCAGTAGGGAGTATATCCTGAGAAACCAGAACATTGACGGTGGATGGGGGTTCGCCGTTGGGGGGCACAGTGACACGGATGATACATCAGCTGCAGTGATGGCTCTTATATCAGCAGGAGAGAGCCCCAACTCTACTGCGATAAGAGCGGCACTAGAGTATCTGAAGACCAGCCAAACTCCGGACGGCGGTTTTTCTTGGAGACAGGGATCTAACTCCTCAAATTCCTTATCAACCGCCTGGGTTGTTAGTGCGTTAAGAGCTGTTGGTGAAGACCCCACAAGTGCTGAGTGGGAGATTAACGGCAGTAGCCCCTTGGAGTTCCTACTAAGTCTGCAGGATACTGATGGAGCCTTCAGGTGGACACGAACCGACAGATCCAACTCAGTCTACACGACTGCGGCTGTGCTGACAGCATTGTCGGGCAAGTCTTACCCCGTTATTATCGATCCACAAGTTGTAGTGAGGGTTGAAGGGCCTACATCTACACTATTTAGCGACACCATAACGCTCTCAGGCAGTGTAACTATTACCGATAGTAAAGGCGGCCAGTATACGATAAATGCCGACACCCCTATAAGCGCCTTAGATGCGGCCTCACAGCGCGCGGGGTTCAGCTATACTGCAACTTATAGCCCAGGTTTCTCCGAGCTATTTATCGCGGATATAGCAGGATCCTCGTCTTGGATGTACAGGGTTAATGGCGTTTCTCCGTGGTATGGTGGGGGTTACGGTTGGCAAGCCAACGGCCCCAACCTAGCGAATGGCGACGAGATATTATGGTATTATACTAGTACGTGGACAGAGCTTCCCCTTCGAGTTTCGGTAGATAAGACCGGCGTCACGCCAGGCGGCGTTGTAACAGTCACCGTTACCACTACAGATCAGGACTACTATCACAACCCACCAAACCCTTGGCCTACCGTTAACTGGGTACCAGTTCAAGGCGCAACTGTTCATGCCGACCGAAGTTATTCTACAGGCGCGGATGGTAAAGTTGAGATACCCATAACCTCAGGAACTTTTATCTACGCGGAGAAGAGCAATTATATCCGAAGCAACAAGATTTTCGTCGCAGTCGAGTTAAGTGGGTATACGACAGAGCAGATCGAGGCATTGGCAGAGGCGCAGGAAGAAGTTGAGCATAGCGGCAATGTTGAATATGCATACAACCGGTTGGTTGAGAAGGCGGTTATACCCTCAGACGGCTCTGGAATAAACTTGACCGAAGAGTCACGCCGGTGCTTGACGGAAAATTTTGGGGATTACTTGGAAAGATACCCGACTCTTGAGGGCAGAGTTCTCCTTCTTCACATGTTGGGTATAACGCAAATCCCAACCTCAAGCGAGAGTCTCGAAACTGAGATCAGTGTGGAGAAGATGGCCAACCAGAACGAAGTGCCGCAGATAGTTGAGGATGCCAAAGCTATATTGGCTGCCGAGGGCAGTGTGGACGCTGCATACAGGTATCTAGTTAAGAACGGTGTGATACCCAACGACATCCTTTCAATCTCTGAAAACTCAGATCAACGCTACCAGCTGCTAGAACTGTATGGCCAAAAACTTGAGAAATACCCAACCTTCGAAGGGAGGATCCTCCTCCTAAAGGCATTAGGGATCGAGGAACTCAATTAGGCGCAGCTAAAAGAGGCTAGGCTAGAGGGCTAAGTTGATGACTGCCAAAAACAGGCAACGTGGCACTTTATGAAGAGAGCCCAGACACTACTGTTCATTATAGCCGTTATTACGGTATCCGTAGTAGCGGCTGGGCTGCTGGGTCAAACCTCAAACGATCATGCTTCGGAAGTTAAGGTAAGAGTGGTTGTGACTAAAGATTATGGGGCGGAGTTAATACTCGACAGGGAGGTGGAGATGACTAAGGGGGCGACTGTTATTGATGCCTTAAGGGAGGTCGCAAAAGTGGAGACAGCATATGGGGGAGGATTTGTAAACGCAATAAATGATATCCGTTCCGAGTATACCGGAACCGGTGTGGCCAAGCGGGATTGGTTCATTTATATTAATGGTGTGCTTGCAGATGTAGGTGGGGCTGACTACAGAGTCGAGGACGACACCACAACGTGGTGGGATTTTCATGACTGGGACTTTCATACTTTTATAACAGCCGCTGTAGGTTTGTTTCCCGAGCCTTTCCTCCACGGCTATAAGGGAAAGGTCTGCGAAACTATCATCATATATGAAGATGAGTTATTGGATGAGGCTATGCTCCTCAACAGCACTCTAACGGAATGCGGGGTGAGAGGCGTCTCAATCTTAAAAGCCAGCGAGCTATCCAGAGAGGACAGAGAAAGTCCGAATCTAATAATTCTGGGCACGATCAAGTCACCCCTGATCTCTGAGTTGAATGGAATCTATCAACAGCTCGGCTTCTACATACACTATGAGGGGGACAGAATGTTAGTCCTTAATTCGAGTGGCGAGTTAGCTGCTGAGTATAGCACCGGCGGGATGATCCAAGCGACTCAGAATCCATGGAATCCGAAGGGAACCATGGCTGGTGAGAGTGTAGTCTGGGTCTTAAGCGGCATAAATGAAGATGATGTGAATGACGTGGTTGAAGTGTTGATCTCAAGCCGAGAGGAACTCGCCCACGCCTTCGCAGCTACGGTAGTCGAAGGCCAGGTGAGTAGGGTTCCACCATGTTAAGCTACAGATACATAGATACACCAATTCACAGACTTCACCCATGGCCAAAAGTGGTCTGGCTGAGTGGGCTGATTATTCTCAGCCTGATCTTCGACCACCCAATCTATATTCTGTTAATGTTCCTCTCAACATTGCCTGTAGTTGTAATTGCAAAGGTAACTAGTAGGTGGCTATATTTTATGAGGACTGCATTCCTACTTTGCCTCTTCATAGTAGCCATAAATGCTCTATTCTCAGGTTCTGGCACAAATATAGTATACTCCTCACCTCTAAATCTGCCTTTGATAGGCCGTTTGACAGTCACCCTTGAAGGCATTATTTTCGGGGTTGGAATGTCCCTCAGACTCTTCGCAATAATCTCAGCCTTCGCTATATTGAATCTCATTATCAACCCAGATGACCTCCTGCTACAGGCGGCTAAGCTTAAAGCCCCTTACAAAATAGTGCTTGCGACATCTCTCGCCACAAGATTCTTCCCAACCCTTCTTAAGGATGCGGAGACCATAATGGACGCCCAACGGTCTAGGGGCATAGAACTTGATAGGGGGCACTTTCTCCGAAAGATTAGGAATGCGGCGCCGATTTTTATTGCCCTCCTCTCAAGCTCCTTGGAGAGGTCGATACAGGTCGCAGAGTCAATGGAGGCTAGGGCTTTCGGGTCGAAAAATAAGCGGTCTACATATAGGAAAATAGACATGAGCCGAACCGACCGGGCGCTAGTAGCTCTAGCCGTTTCACCGCTCATCCTCGGTACCGTTATGAGGCTGCTTAATTATGGCGAATACAGCTACTACCCAAGCGTCGAGGAAGTAATTTTAGATGGAGCTGCCCCCCTCCTAATGTTTACCTTACTTTCACTGCCCATAGCCACTACGGTATTATTACCACCAAACAAGGAGGTTAAAGGCTGATTGATTAAGTTCAAGGATTTCACGTTTTTCTACTCCGACGAAGAAAACCCAGCTCTAGTGGACATTAACCTTCAAGTATCGGATGGCGAATTTTTACTCCTAACAGGCCCCTCTGGGAGTGGAAAATCAAGCTTATGCCGGTGCCTCAATGGGTTGATCCCGCACTTTTATGGGGGGCGGGTTAAGGGGTATGTTGAAGTCCAAGGTCTCAACACGCTCAAACACTCAACAAGGGAGATTGCAGAGAAGGTAGGCATGGTCTTCCAAGATCCCGAGAATCAGCTGGTCACCACTGACGTTGAGAGAGAGATAGCATTCGGTTTAGAGAACTTGAACTTACCTAGTGAGGCTATTGCAAAAAGGGTGGAGGAGGCTCTTGATGCTGTAGGGATTTCTCATCTGCGGAATAGACCACTCCAAGATCTCTCCGGAGGCGAGAAACAGAAGGTAGCCCTAGCTTCCGTTCTAGCTCTACACCCAGAAGTTCTGGTCTTGGATGAACCCACATCACAGCTCGACCCAAAAAGTGCGGAAGAACTTCTATCAGTCGTTAGTAGGATGAATGACGAACTCGGGATAACCGTCATACTGGTTGAGCACAGGTTAGACAGAGTTATTCACCAAGTAGACAGATTGCTGGTCATGAGTGAAGGCAAGATCGTGATGGACGGAAGCCCCAAGGAAATTTTGAGTAATGACTGCCTAGAGAGGCTAGGCGTGGGCGTCCCGCCCATAGTTAAACTCACCCGGAGGCTTAGGGGGAGGGGATTCAAGGTGGCTAACGTCCCCCTAACAGTAAAGGATGCGAGAGCCGTCTTAGATGATGTCTTCAGAAGTGTAAGTACCACAGCCTTGCCAGATGATGGAGTAGACAGGGGAGAACTTGTTATCGAGGCAAAAAACCTACGGTATGTATACCCAAACGGTGTTGAGGCGCTCAGGGGCATAGATCTTAAGATTTA is a window encoding:
- a CDS encoding energy-coupling factor transporter transmembrane component T, with amino-acid sequence MLSYRYIDTPIHRLHPWPKVVWLSGLIILSLIFDHPIYILLMFLSTLPVVVIAKVTSRWLYFMRTAFLLCLFIVAINALFSGSGTNIVYSSPLNLPLIGRLTVTLEGIIFGVGMSLRLFAIISAFAILNLIINPDDLLLQAAKLKAPYKIVLATSLATRFFPTLLKDAETIMDAQRSRGIELDRGHFLRKIRNAAPIFIALLSSSLERSIQVAESMEARAFGSKNKRSTYRKIDMSRTDRALVALAVSPLILGTVMRLLNYGEYSYYPSVEEVILDGAAPLLMFTLLSLPIATTVLLPPNKEVKG
- a CDS encoding prenyltransferase/squalene oxidase repeat-containing protein — protein: MLVVSLLGVVLTPTPQGSLRKSETSFGSSSGVILESVTSNTPDYAENMERALAYLRGQQTFEGDIGGYENSAWVVMALVAAGEDPYSCKMDDAAHSIMDYLRDNVDKMGTKATDYERTILALTAAKADVENFGGVDYLRALISFYRNGQIGDETLLNDDYWGILALISTGERANSEVIQASREYILRNQNIDGGWGFAVGGHSDTDDTSAAVMALISAGESPNSTAIRAALEYLKTSQTPDGGFSWRQGSNSSNSLSTAWVVSALRAVGEDPTSAEWEINGSSPLEFLLSLQDTDGAFRWTRTDRSNSVYTTAAVLTALSGKSYPVIIDPQVVVRVEGPTSTLFSDTITLSGSVTITDSKGGQYTINADTPISALDAASQRAGFSYTATYSPGFSELFIADIAGSSSWMYRVNGVSPWYGGGYGWQANGPNLANGDEILWYYTSTWTELPLRVSVDKTGVTPGGVVTVTVTTTDQDYYHNPPNPWPTVNWVPVQGATVHADRSYSTGADGKVEIPITSGTFIYAEKSNYIRSNKIFVAVELSGYTTEQIEALAEAQEEVEHSGNVEYAYNRLVEKAVIPSDGSGINLTEESRRCLTENFGDYLERYPTLEGRVLLLHMLGITQIPTSSESLETEISVEKMANQNEVPQIVEDAKAILAAEGSVDAAYRYLVKNGVIPNDILSISENSDQRYQLLELYGQKLEKYPTFEGRILLLKALGIEELN
- a CDS encoding DUF4430 domain-containing protein, translated to MKRAQTLLFIIAVITVSVVAAGLLGQTSNDHASEVKVRVVVTKDYGAELILDREVEMTKGATVIDALREVAKVETAYGGGFVNAINDIRSEYTGTGVAKRDWFIYINGVLADVGGADYRVEDDTTTWWDFHDWDFHTFITAAVGLFPEPFLHGYKGKVCETIIIYEDELLDEAMLLNSTLTECGVRGVSILKASELSREDRESPNLIILGTIKSPLISELNGIYQQLGFYIHYEGDRMLVLNSSGELAAEYSTGGMIQATQNPWNPKGTMAGESVVWVLSGINEDDVNDVVEVLISSREELAHAFAATVVEGQVSRVPPC
- a CDS encoding energy-coupling factor transporter ATPase, whose amino-acid sequence is MIKFKDFTFFYSDEENPALVDINLQVSDGEFLLLTGPSGSGKSSLCRCLNGLIPHFYGGRVKGYVEVQGLNTLKHSTREIAEKVGMVFQDPENQLVTTDVEREIAFGLENLNLPSEAIAKRVEEALDAVGISHLRNRPLQDLSGGEKQKVALASVLALHPEVLVLDEPTSQLDPKSAEELLSVVSRMNDELGITVILVEHRLDRVIHQVDRLLVMSEGKIVMDGSPKEILSNDCLERLGVGVPPIVKLTRRLRGRGFKVANVPLTVKDARAVLDDVFRSVSTTALPDDGVDRGELVIEAKNLRYVYPNGVEALRGIDLKIYCGEFIAVTGRNGSGKTTLLKMLNGLLKPTSGRITVCGLDTKTATVAELARRVGYVFQNPSDHLIGETVEEDLRISLESMNLQADYVDKEINHTLSKFNLSTHRHGYPPYLSGGERQRVALASVIIRRPKVLALDEPTRGMDFKLKTELMNLLKDYRREGNTVILVTHDIETIAEYCDRVILLSDGRVVADGPKRDVLSEALLFSPQINRLVKAYEKYGIPKGILTVDDVMKVLG